One stretch of Glycine soja cultivar W05 chromosome 7, ASM419377v2, whole genome shotgun sequence DNA includes these proteins:
- the LOC114417858 gene encoding O-acyltransferase WSD1-like has translation MGERGDEAVTPAGRLFLQAEMKQVIHCVIGLKNPIDAELVKSQVRNSTMLQHPRFTSLMVRGEGGVEHWRPTEIDIDRHVLIIEEAVGEREEEDESAINKYLAELSIDSDGLSMEKPLWEIHLLKAHKCVIFRIHHALGDGISLMSMLLASCRKLNNPNALPTIAASASTSASKTNLINFRNLLATLWFCFIFALEFILRCLWIRDPKSALTGGAGVELWPRKIATATFSLEDMKTVKTAANATINDVLFAVISSGISRYLDFRAPNGLRDGVQLTGLAMVNLRKHPGLQELSNMMRSNSGARWGNKFGMILLPIYYHRTNTSDPLEYLKRAKAMIDRKKRSLEASFSYKIGDFVMSTLGPKFASLLNYRILCHTSFTISNVVGPQEEIMIGGNPITFLRANNSALPHALILNMVSYAGRADMQVQVAKDIIPDPEFLAKCFEDALLEMKEQVTAKI, from the exons ATGGGTGAGAGGGGGGACGAAGCTGTAACCCCGGCGGGGAGGCTGTTCCTGCAGGCAGAAATGAAACAAGTAATCCACTGCGTCATAGGGCTGAAGAACCCCATCGACGCGGAGCTAGTGAAATCACAAGTCCGGAACTCTACTATGCTACAACACCCACGCTTCACGAGTCTGATGGTAAGAGGCGAAGGAGGAGTGGAGCACTGGCGGCCCACCGAAATCGACATCGATCGGCACGTGCTTATAATAGAGGAAGCAGTGGGCGAGAGGGAGGAGGAGGATGAATCGGCCATCAACAAGTACCTGGCCGAATTATCCATAGACAGCGATGGGCTTAGCATGGAGAAGCCCCTGTGGGAAATCCATCTTCTTAAGGCCCACAAGTGCGTTATTTTCCGAATCCATCACGCCCTCGGGGATGGGATTTCCTTGATGTCCATGCTTCTCGCCAGCTGCAGGAAACTCAACAACCCAAACGCCCTCCCTACCATCGCCGCCTCTGCCTCTACCTCTGCCTCTAAAACTAACCTCATCAATTTCCGGAATCTCCTCGCTACCCTCTGGTTTTGTTTCATCTTTGCCCTCGAGTTCATCCTCAGGTGTTTGTGGATTCGTGACCCCAAATCCGCCTTAACCGGTGGCGCTGGGGTTGAGCTCTGGCCCAGGAAGATAGCTACTGCCACTTTCTCCTTAGAAGACATGAAGACCGTCAAGACTGCTGCTAATGCG ACCATAAATGATGTTCTATTTGCAGTTATATCATCTGGGATATCAAGATACCTAGACTTTCGAGCACCTAAtg GGCTGCGAGATGGTGTTCAGCTAACAGGTTTAGCTATGGTTAATTTAAGAAAGCATCCAGGATTACAG GAATTATCCAATATGATGAGAAGTAATTCAGGAGCAAGGTGGGGTAACAAATTTGGTATGATTCTCTTGCCTATATATTACCATAGAACCAACACTTCAGATCCTTTAGAATATCTGAAGAGAGCTAAGGCAATGATTGACAGAAAGAAACGATCTCTAGAAGCCAGTTTCTCATACAAAATTGGGGATTTTGTAATGTCCACCCTTGGTCCAAAG TTTGCTAGCCTTCTAAATTATCGGATACTCTGCCACACTTCCTTCACTATCTCAAATGTGGTTGGCCCGCAAGAGGAGATTATGATTGGAGGCAATCCTATAACGTTCTTAAGGGCAAATAATTCTGCCTTGCCTCAT GCTCTCATTTTGAATATGGTGAGCTATGCTGGAAGAGCAGAC